A segment of the Butyrivibrio fibrisolvens genome:
TATGCGCTTAGTATGTTTATAAATCACAGATTGTATACATGTATATAACACTAAAGGAGGATGATTATGAAGAAGAAGTTATTGTCAGTCATGCTGGCGTCAACCCTTGCGCTTAGCGTGATTGGATGCGGAAGTTCTGCTGTAAACGGAGTGTCAGATACAGAAAATACAACCGAGGACAATTCTGGTTCAACTCCAAATGGCGGTGCAAACAGTTCATCAGATCTTAATATCATGCTTGAAACACCTGTTGAATCACTTGATCCTCAGCAGGCAACAGATGGTACATCATTCGAAGTTATCGCAGATTATACAGATGGTCTTATGCAGATGGATGCAGACGGACAGGCTGTTAATGCTATTGCTGAGAGCGTAGATGTATCTGAAGATGGTCTTACATACACATTCCACCTTAGAAACGATGCTAACTGGAGCAACGGAGAAGCTGTAACTGCAGCAGATTTCGTATTTGCATGGCAGAGAGCTGTAGATCCTGAAGTTGCTTCTGAGTATTCTTATATGCTCAGCGATATCGGTCAGATCGTTAATGCACAGGAGATCATTGACGGAACCAAGGACAAGTCAGAACTTGGTGTAACAGCTGTTGATGACAAGACTCTTGAAGTTAAGCTCAATGTTCCTGTTAGCTATTTCCTTAGTCTTATGTACTTCCCTACATTCTATCCTGTAAACCAGGCATTCTTTGAAAGCTGCGGAGATACATTTGCTACAAGCCCTGAGACAACACTTTCTAATGGTGCATTTGTTCTCGATGATTATCAGCCTGCAGCAACAACTATCCACCTTACCAAGAACCCTGATTACTACGGAGCAGATTCTGTTCAGCTTGCAGGTCTTAACTATCAGGTAATCCAGGATTCACAGCAGGCTCTTATGAGTTATCAGAGCGGCGATCTTGATACAACCCTTGTAAACGGTGAGCAGGTTGATCAGGTTAAAGATGATGCTGCATTCCAGGCAATCGGTGCAGGATACCTCTGGTACATCAGCCCTAACATCAAGGAAGTTAAAGAGCTTCAGAACCTCAACATCCGTTACGCGTTCACAATGGCACTTAACCGTGAAGCTATCACTACAGACGTACTTAAGGATGGTTCAGCTCCTACATATACAGCAGTTCCTATGGATTTTGCAGCAGGCCCTGACGGATCAGACTTCTCTGCAGATCAGGAGATGTTCTCAGATGTATGTAAGTATGATGCTGATGCAGCTCTTGAGTACTGGAACAAGGGACTTGAAGAACTTGGCGTTTCAGAGATCACTATCACAATGATCCACGATGCTGATGATGCTCCTATCAAGGTAGCTCAGGTTGTTAAGGAGCAGCTCGAGACAACACTTCCAGGTCTTACTGTTGAACTTCAGCAGATGCCTAAGAAGGAAAGAGTACAGCGTATGCAGGATGGCGACTTCGAACTTGGTCTTACACGTTGGGGTCCTGACTATGCAGATCCTATGACATACCTTGGCATGTGGGTTACTAACAATTCCAACAACTATGGTTTCTGGAGTAATTCTGAGTACGATGCTATCATCGCTGAGTGTACAACAGGTGCTACAGCTATGGATGCACAGGCTCGCTGGTCGGCACTTTACGATGCTGAGAAGATCGTAATGGACGAGGCAGTTATTTTCCCTCTCTATACACAGTGCAATGCAGAGCTTATCTCTACAAATGTTTCAGGAATTGAGTTCCATCCGGTAGCTCTTAACAGAGTTTACAAGAACGCAACTAAAAACTAAAAACTAAAAAAATTGCTGCGCGAAGAAGGGTAGTGATTCATTACTTTTCTTCGCGTTTTCTTTTGGGGCGGATATGAAAAAATACGTATTAAAACGAGTAGTAACAGCAATATTCACATTACTGGCTATTACACTTATTCTTTTCATTCTTATGCAGCTGATGCCGGGCTCACCATTTAATGATGAGAAGCTCAATGAATCACAAAGAGCTGCACTATATGCCAAATATGGCCTTGATAAACCTATAGTAATTCAGTTTTTCCACTACGTAATCAATATGTTTAAGGGTGACCTTGGAGTAAGTTATAAGATTTCCAAGAATACTCCTATCACACAGCTTATTGCTTCAAGACTTCCTATATCAATAGGAGTTGGATTCGCAGCTGTATTTATAGGTGCTGTTGTAGGCCTTCTTCTGGGACTCCTTGCAGCATTCAAAAGAGATACTATCTGGGATACGATCGCTACAATTATCTCAGTAATCGGTGTATCTGTTCCTTCATATGTATTTGCGCTGGCACTTTCCTATCAATTTGGATTTAAGCTTGACTGGTTCCCGATGCTCTTTTCATCTAAAGACGTCATAGGATCGAGCGTACTGCCTTCAGTATCACTGTCTATGTTCACCATGGCTTCGATCGCAAGATTCACAAGAGCAGAAATGATAGAAGTACTGGGATCAGATTATATGCTGCTGGCTGAGTCTAAGGGACTTTCAGGTAACAAGCTTGTCTTTGCACATGCACTTAGAAATGCCCTTATTCCGATCATTACAGTTCTGGCGCCCCTTGTTGTTGATCTTATGACAGGTTCACTCGTTGTTGAGAAGATCTTCGCTATTCCTGGGGTTGGTTCGCTACTTGTTAACGCAATCCAGTCTAATGACTATAACGTGGTTATAGCTCTTAGCTTTATATATTCAGCAATGTACATTGGCATCATGCTCGTAGTTGATATCCTCTACGGTGTGATCGATCCGAGAATCCGTGTGGCAAAGGAGGGAGACTGATATGTCAGAAGCGGCATTAAAAAAAGAATCTGATATCCGGGTTGTAAAGTCGGATTCCTACATCCCTACGCAGGCGGATTTCAAACTTAAGAAAAAAAGCAGTGATGATTTTGTAGATACAAACTTTGCATCCCAGAGTTTCTGGAAAGAGGTTGTAGCAAGGTTCTGGCGCAAGAAGAGTGCGGTACTTGGACTTGTTTTTGTACTGGTTATTACCTTCTTTGCATTCGTAGGACCTGTGATGAATGAGTATACCTATTCAGGTCAGAACCTTGAGCTCAAAAATCTCGCGCCCAGAATTCCTATAATCGAGAACACAGGCTTTTTTGACGGACATGAGAATATCAGGACAACATCAGGAACCAAGGTTGTAAACTACTATTTTGAAAAAAAGCTTGCAGATACTTTCTACTGGTTTGGAAGCGATAACTTTGGAAGAGACATCTGGACAAGAACATGGTCAGGTGCTCAGGTTTCACTGATAATCGCAGTTGCGGCAGCTATAATCGACATGATCATAGGAATGAGCTATGGTCTTATCTCAGGATACTTTGGCGGTAAGGTCGATATGGTCCTTCAGAGAATCTTAGAGATTGCCAACGGCATTCCAAGGCTTGTAATAGTTACGCTTCTCCTTCTTGTATTTAAGCCTGGTATGATCACGATCATCATAGCGCTTATGCTTACTGAGTGGGTTGGAATGAGCAGAATAGCCAGAGCTGAGATGCTCAAACTCAAAGAGCAGGAATTTGTACTTGCATCAAGAACTCTTGGAGCAGGTAACATGCATATCATTTTTAGTGAAGTTCTTCCTAATATAATCGGACCTATCATTACTCAGGTTATGTTCTCAATTCCTACAGCTATTTTTACAGAGGCATTTCTTTCTTTTGTAGGACTTGGTATTCCTGTACCAAGATGTTCACTGGGATCACTGATCTCTGAAGGATTTAACAGTTTTACTACTCATCCTTATCAGATTATCCCGCCTATCGTTGTAATGGCTCTTCTGATGCTGAGCTTCAACCTTGTTGCTGACGGACTCAGAGAAGCTCTTGATCCTAAGTTAAAGGAGATGTGACCTGACATGAGTGAAGATAAGAAAAAAGAAAAAATACTTGATGTCAAAGATCTTGACATCACCTTTAAGACAACTGCAGGAGATGTACATGCGATCCGCGGCGTGAATATAGATCTGTACCAGGGTGAGACTGTTGCCATCGTTGGTGAGTCCGGCTCAGGTAAGTCAGTAACAATGCGTGCTGCAATGGGAATCCTTGCCAAGAATGCTACCGTTAATTCAGGACAGATCATCTACAGATACCGTGATAATAAGGGCGGAATCGACTATAACCCTGATGAGGATAAAACGGCTACGTGGAAGGAAGCTGATATCCTCAAGATGGACAAGAAGTGGATTAGAAAGCATATCAACGGCCGCAGGATGGCAATGGTATTCCAGGATCCCATGACAAGCCTTGATCCTACCATGACTATAGGCAAGCAGATCATAGAAGGTATGATCTGGCACTATAAGATTGATAAGAAGGATGCTCGCAAAAGAGCTATTGAGCTCTTGAAAGAGGTTGGTATAGAAGATGCTGAAAAGAGAATGAAGCAGTATCCACACCAGCTTTCAGGCGGTATGAGACAGAGAGTTGTTATTGCAATAGCACTTTCCTGTAATCCAGATCTTCTTATATGCGATGAGCCTACAACAGCTCTTGACGTTAATATTCAGGCCAAGATCCTTGAGCTTATCAAGAAGGTTCAGAAGGAAAGAGGCATAGCGGTAATCTACATAACACATGACCTTGGCGTTGTAGCTAAAGTCGCTGATTATGTAAACGTTATGTATGCAGGTAAGATCGTAGAAGTCGGTAATATAAATGAGATATTCTATGATCCCAAGCATCCTTATACATGGGGACTTTTGTCAGCCATGCCTGATCTTGGAACAGATGACGACAGACTTTATACGATCCCGGGATCACCTCCAAACCTCCTTCATGAGAAAAATGGTGATGCTTTTGCTCCAAGAAATGCTTATGCTCTTGAGATTGACGATAAGCTTGAGCCGCCAATGTTCAAGGTAACAGATACTCACTTTGCAGCTACATGGCTTCTTGATAAGAGAGCTCCAAAGGTTGATATGCCACACGAGCTTAAAGCAAGAATAGAAAGAATGAAAAAGGAGGCACAGGCAAATGGCAGCAAATTATAACGCAGCGCCTCTCCTTGAAGTAGAGGGACTAAGACAGTATTTTCCTGTAAGCAAGACCTATACAGTTAAGGCTGTAGAGAATGTAAGCTTTAAAGTCTATCCCGGCGAAACCTACGGACTTGTTGGCGAGTCAGGATCAGGTAAATCTACTATAGGTAGAAGTATAATAAGACTCTATGATCCGACAGAAGGCAAGATAAACTTCTGCGGAATGGACATATCAGGAAAGCTAAATGGTAAAACGAAAGAGAATCTAAGGACCCAGATGCAGATGATATTCCAGGATCCCATGGCTTCTCTTAACCCAAGGAAAAAGATCAAGGATATCATTGGAGAAGCTCTTGATATCCACCATATCTGCAAAACAAAGAGCGAGAGAGATAGAAAGGTTGAAGCCATACTTGAAAAGGTAGGACTTGCCAAGGAGCATGCAGACCGTTATCCGCACCAGTTCTCAGGCGGACAAAGACAGCGTGTCGGCATTGCAAGAGCCCTTATCTTAAATCCAAAGCTTGTAATAGCAGATGAATGTATCTCAGCACTCGACGTTTCTATTCAGGCGCAGGTTGTAAACCTTATGAAGGATATCCAGGAAGAGCTAGGGACAGCGTATCTGTTCATAGCTCATGACCTTTCCATGGTCAAGTATATCTCTGACAGGATCGGAGTACTTCACCTTGGTCACCTCTTGGAAACAGGGACAACAGATGAGATCTTTAGTAATCCGGTTCATCCGTATACAAAAAGCCTTCTGTCTGCGATACCAATCCCTAACCCTGAGCTTGAGAAAAACCGCGAAGCAATAAACTACGATTACAAGACTTCAGGTATAGACTACAACAAGGGTACAGAGCATCTTGTGAGCGGCACTCACTTTGTAAAGTGCACGGACAAGGAGTTTGAAGACTGGACCAAGTGATAGGGCTTATGGGTACCTGATTTTAATGAACACTTATTTTTGTACGCAGTATCGGGCTGCGTACAAAAATTATTGTTTTTTAAGAAAAAATGCTTGACACTACAGATAGTGTTATTGTATTATTCATAATGCTGTTGAGATGGATGTTTTTTGAATAGTATTTTTGTTTGATTTATTGATGACTCACAGCAAAACCGAAAGGATTTCAAAGCGGGCTTCATGTACTTCGGATGATTTACAGTCGCACTGCAGCACCATTTATATTGTTCCACCCATTCAGTGCAGTATCCTTTCGTTTATATATAACCATTAGCGCTCTTTAGAGAGTATAATATATATTATCGAGGCGTGGCTCAGTTTGGTAGAGCGCTGCGTTCGGGACGCAGAGGCCGCAAGTTCGAATCTTGTCGCCTCGACTACAAAAAATCAGGTTTTGCATTTATGCAAAACCTGATTTTTGTGTAATTGTTTCTTGAAACTTTGAATATGAAAGTTTCATGCAGGGAAGTATAAAAATATACTAATTGTATATATTAAAATAAATAAATAATATTTGTCAAGTTTTGCTTAACAAAAATACATGTTTGTAAAACTGTAGATATATTCAGCGTTACAGCTATCTTTTTGTGCATTTTATTCAAATAATTATTTCGTATTTGTGAAAAATATTTAATTTGTCAAGGGGTATATTACAACAATCGCAATAATTGTAAACAAAGTCGCAATTATTGGGAAGTGCGCAACTGTGATAATTGCTAGAATGAGGGTGCTCGAGCACAGAAAACTTAATATTGTTCCAGGGGGTTGAGCGCTCAGGTTGGCGCTTTGGGAGAAGAAGGTGTATCAGAAATAAATATTTTTTATTGTTCTGGTATTAATGACAAAAGAAGGGGAAAACACAAATGACAAAATCAATGAAAAAGTGTTACAGCGTTGTCGCTAAGATAATGCTTATGCTTGTTCTTGTATGTGCGATCGGTCTTACATGCAACGTTGATGCAAGCGCAGCAGGCGAAACACTTCTTAACACCTACGGTACTACTTACGGTTATTCAGGAACATGTATCAATCTTTATCAGCTTAGAGATGCAAATACTCTTGCAACTCTCAAGAAAGATTACAACAGTATCACTCTTGAGAATGAGATGAAGCCTGATGCACTTCTTGGAAGCTCAGCAAGACTTATCTCAGTTTCTCAGGCTAAGAATCAGGGCTATTACATCCCGGATAATTACAAAGAACAATATGTACCTCAGATCAACTTCAACACAGTAGATGAAGTTATGAAGATCTGTTATCAGAATGGTCTTAAGATGAGAGCACATACTCTTGTATGGCACTCACAGACTCCTTCATGGTTCTTCAGAAACGGATTCAATGGCGGTAGCGGATTTGTTAACACATCAACAATGGATGCTCGTCTTGAGATGTACGTTAAGACTGTTATGAACCATGTATACACAAGCCAGTACGGCAGTGTTGTATATGCATGGGACGTTGCTAACGAGATCCTTCATGCACAGAACTCAGGATGGGAAGCTGTTTATGGAAGCAACAAGACTAACGCTTCTTATGTAAAGAAAGCATTCAATTATGCTTACGAGACACTTGAGTACTTCAAACTTACAGATTCAGTAAAACTTTTCTATAACGATTACAATACATACATGGAAGTTAATGATGTAATCACACTTGTTAATTACATCAACCAGGGCAAGAAGGTTTGCGCAGGTGTAGGTATGCAGTCACACCT
Coding sequences within it:
- a CDS encoding ABC transporter permease, which gives rise to MKKYVLKRVVTAIFTLLAITLILFILMQLMPGSPFNDEKLNESQRAALYAKYGLDKPIVIQFFHYVINMFKGDLGVSYKISKNTPITQLIASRLPISIGVGFAAVFIGAVVGLLLGLLAAFKRDTIWDTIATIISVIGVSVPSYVFALALSYQFGFKLDWFPMLFSSKDVIGSSVLPSVSLSMFTMASIARFTRAEMIEVLGSDYMLLAESKGLSGNKLVFAHALRNALIPIITVLAPLVVDLMTGSLVVEKIFAIPGVGSLLVNAIQSNDYNVVIALSFIYSAMYIGIMLVVDILYGVIDPRIRVAKEGD
- a CDS encoding ABC transporter ATP-binding protein, translating into MSEDKKKEKILDVKDLDITFKTTAGDVHAIRGVNIDLYQGETVAIVGESGSGKSVTMRAAMGILAKNATVNSGQIIYRYRDNKGGIDYNPDEDKTATWKEADILKMDKKWIRKHINGRRMAMVFQDPMTSLDPTMTIGKQIIEGMIWHYKIDKKDARKRAIELLKEVGIEDAEKRMKQYPHQLSGGMRQRVVIAIALSCNPDLLICDEPTTALDVNIQAKILELIKKVQKERGIAVIYITHDLGVVAKVADYVNVMYAGKIVEVGNINEIFYDPKHPYTWGLLSAMPDLGTDDDRLYTIPGSPPNLLHEKNGDAFAPRNAYALEIDDKLEPPMFKVTDTHFAATWLLDKRAPKVDMPHELKARIERMKKEAQANGSKL
- a CDS encoding ABC transporter permease, whose amino-acid sequence is MSEAALKKESDIRVVKSDSYIPTQADFKLKKKSSDDFVDTNFASQSFWKEVVARFWRKKSAVLGLVFVLVITFFAFVGPVMNEYTYSGQNLELKNLAPRIPIIENTGFFDGHENIRTTSGTKVVNYYFEKKLADTFYWFGSDNFGRDIWTRTWSGAQVSLIIAVAAAIIDMIIGMSYGLISGYFGGKVDMVLQRILEIANGIPRLVIVTLLLLVFKPGMITIIIALMLTEWVGMSRIARAEMLKLKEQEFVLASRTLGAGNMHIIFSEVLPNIIGPIITQVMFSIPTAIFTEAFLSFVGLGIPVPRCSLGSLISEGFNSFTTHPYQIIPPIVVMALLMLSFNLVADGLREALDPKLKEM
- a CDS encoding peptide ABC transporter substrate-binding protein, whose product is MKKKLLSVMLASTLALSVIGCGSSAVNGVSDTENTTEDNSGSTPNGGANSSSDLNIMLETPVESLDPQQATDGTSFEVIADYTDGLMQMDADGQAVNAIAESVDVSEDGLTYTFHLRNDANWSNGEAVTAADFVFAWQRAVDPEVASEYSYMLSDIGQIVNAQEIIDGTKDKSELGVTAVDDKTLEVKLNVPVSYFLSLMYFPTFYPVNQAFFESCGDTFATSPETTLSNGAFVLDDYQPAATTIHLTKNPDYYGADSVQLAGLNYQVIQDSQQALMSYQSGDLDTTLVNGEQVDQVKDDAAFQAIGAGYLWYISPNIKEVKELQNLNIRYAFTMALNREAITTDVLKDGSAPTYTAVPMDFAAGPDGSDFSADQEMFSDVCKYDADAALEYWNKGLEELGVSEITITMIHDADDAPIKVAQVVKEQLETTLPGLTVELQQMPKKERVQRMQDGDFELGLTRWGPDYADPMTYLGMWVTNNSNNYGFWSNSEYDAIIAECTTGATAMDAQARWSALYDAEKIVMDEAVIFPLYTQCNAELISTNVSGIEFHPVALNRVYKNATKN
- a CDS encoding ATP-binding cassette domain-containing protein; the encoded protein is MAANYNAAPLLEVEGLRQYFPVSKTYTVKAVENVSFKVYPGETYGLVGESGSGKSTIGRSIIRLYDPTEGKINFCGMDISGKLNGKTKENLRTQMQMIFQDPMASLNPRKKIKDIIGEALDIHHICKTKSERDRKVEAILEKVGLAKEHADRYPHQFSGGQRQRVGIARALILNPKLVIADECISALDVSIQAQVVNLMKDIQEELGTAYLFIAHDLSMVKYISDRIGVLHLGHLLETGTTDEIFSNPVHPYTKSLLSAIPIPNPELEKNREAINYDYKTSGIDYNKGTEHLVSGTHFVKCTDKEFEDWTK